In Lolium rigidum isolate FL_2022 chromosome 3, APGP_CSIRO_Lrig_0.1, whole genome shotgun sequence, the genomic window AAACAGTTCTGAGCATCCAATTCTGAACTTATGCGTAAATTTAAAGGATATTGGAAGTTCAGTTAGTAATCTTGCAGCATTGGCAAATGGAACTTTTGCATGATAAACATTCATCTTACCAAATTAGTTTAAGAGTGTCTAATTCTAAGTTGAACGAAAAATTCTTATTTCTAATTCAACCACCCTGAAATCCTGGGCGTTTATTCTTTATCTAATGGAAAACAAGTAATTGCATAGAATAGAACTACCGACATCTCGATGGACTTAGAATCATCAATTTTGTTAGTTTAATTTTATTTAATCAGAGAGAAACAAAGAACAGTGCTAGTTATCCTACAATAAATGCATCCATCTGAAAGAGCAGGAGCTCCATCTCCATGCATGTCAGGCAAGAGAACCAAACAAGCAACCTGACCCTTGAATCATGGGATAGATTTTGCCATAAATGTGGAGCAGTGCAGGAGATGGAGGTTCCCTCCCTCTTTAACTCATGCCATGGCAGATGGGTGGGAAGAACAAAGAATCAGAGACATCAACAGTTGCATGCTCCAAGAAAGCACAGGTTTTTTTGAGCTTGACATGTGAAGCTAGGCTTATGATTACCACCTTGTCCGGGAGCTATTATTGTTTGGTGCAGCAAGTGCATTCCGTGTAACTGCTTCTGGGGACCCGTTTGCCTTGCCTGCACAAGCACAAGAAGGGGGAATTGCAAGGTGAAGTTATGGTTTGATCGATTGTGCCGACTAGAAATGTTTGTAATCATCAACAGGAAAAACAGTGTTACAAAAAACTACTATGCGCCATCAAGCTCCCAAACAAGTTCAAATTGTCAGAAGAAAAGCAATCAGGCAACTGCAACACAAGTCCATCAAGTCCTTTCCTGCTTACCCGCAGGTCCAGCCAGCcagaagtatgaactggtacaaagCAATGCAACATTTCCAATCATATCTCAAGAAACTTGCACTGATGTGATGTCCAGGTTTCATCACATCAGAAAGCACCATTGTAGGCGTGCAAAACTTTTGCTGCCGTTCAAAATAAAGAAACACAAGACAACGAAACGACCAGTGCACGGGAAAAGAGAGAGCAAGAACAGCATGTGCCGGCAATTTAAAGTGGTGATCATCGCGGTTCCATACCTTGTGAGTTGGGGACAACCTTGGAGTAGCCAAGAGAGAGGTCGACAGAGCCGTCGACGGCGGGGTGCTTGCCTTTCTCCCTGCATGCCGTCCTCCTGCGGCCTCCTCCGGGGAGCCCGAGGCTGAGCTCGAgcgtcttctcctcctcctcctcttggtcctGTTCAGCGGTCCTGCCCACCCAGTTGAGAAGGAGCGCCGTCGAGCAGACGCCTCTGCGCTTCCTGATCTCTGCATCCTCCATCTCCTCCCTCCTCGGTCTAGGCTCCTAGCAACCAGCACAAATTAGTTCCTGCACAAGCAGAAGAACAATGGGGTCAGGATTTTGCACCTAAAAACGCAAGAACAGAGCGACAGAGAGAGGGAGGAAGAGATTACCGTGTCTAGTTCAGTTGCTTTGCTCCGACGTAGAGTGAGATCTTTTAAGCCCGTCCCTGAACGCAGTTGGTGTTGCTGTGGCTGCGTAGGTTGTGCCGAAACGAGAAGAGGACAGGAGTTAAAACCAAGAAAGAAATCGGCGCAAGTGAAACACTAATAAGTAAACAATGGCGAAGAAAATAAGAGGAAGAAAAGGACAGGGCCCTTGTGGAAGTGGAATCACCAATGAtggtctcttcttcttcctccttctctctcGTTTCCTTTTGAAAGATCCAAAGAAGGGGGCGCCGTGTAAGTGCGAGGCAGTTCTTGGCCTTGTGCTTGGCTCGGCGAGAACCACCAGCTCACACACTCTGAATTAATCTTTGTGGGACTTGTAGTTTCAGTTTGGATTGGAGTGGTGGTGTAGAAGGAAAAAAGAGGTCGGCTGGGAAGAGGGTGTGGAGCAGCGAGGGCGAGATTCTAGAAATGGAAAGGGAGCGTCGCCAACGTGATCATTCACAGCGCATCTCTAGCTGCTGCCGCCCATGACATCCCTGTTCTACTCCATACAGAATTACTGGTCATAGCCCGATGGAGACGTGCGTGTGTGACCTTGCTGCttctctctccatctctctctctcaaaagGTAGCAGCAGGTGCTAATTTAGGGGAAGGCTCTGACAGAGGTGCTCCATTAACGAAGGGAGGCAAGCAGTTACTTAAGAGACCTAGGTTACTTTACATTAGAAAATCACAGCTTGGCCATGGCTGGTAGATTAGAACAGCTAGGGACAAGATGAGGGATGATTAGGCGTGCATGGAGagccaagatttgcaagatcccaTTCCCAGCTTTTGGCTGCTCTGCCCGTGCTAGGCTAGGCGCGCATCCCTCCTTCCGATGATCTGTTCTGTTCGCTTGCTCCGGCACCTCCCCTCTGCCTCCCTGCGTTGGGCCGCGGGCGCGTCGCTGTTCCCCTGGGACTGTGCCCTCTGCCTGCCTCTCTGCTTCAGGGCAGGAGCCAGGAGGTAGGGTCTGAAACTCAAAAGAGAACAGTACGCAAATATGCTTTCTTCCTGTGACTTCTTCACCTCGTGGTCTTGTTGAGTTGAAGCGGGTTGTTTGCTCGAGAGAAAAGGCTGCCGTTTCTTGGGGCTTTGGGAATCGGCTGGGACGTGGACACGACGCAAGGCGACTTCCTGCGCCAAGCCGTTGCGAATGAATGAATAATCGGTGACACTGTTTGACTAGTTTCCGCTGGGAACTTAAACTGCGACAAAAGCCTACTTTTCATTTTTCAGGTTTTGCATGAAAATGAGTGAGTAAAAGCTTGACCATTTTTCTAGAGACAATGATCCCTACGCTGAAAATAGGTAATAGTATGTTCATATGAGATGATTATTGTATCTAATTCATAAATAAAAATCTACATGTTAAAGGCTTGTTTGATTCAATGGATTTTTAAAGGAATTTATAGGATTCTCAcccataggaatttttcctatttaGGTCATTTGATTTTAATGATTGAACCCTCCAAAATCCTAATGGATTATTTTCCTACACTACAATTCCATAGGATTTATAACAAGAGGTTAGACCTCTTGGAAAATTTCCTATATGTGTATGATAACTAGCACATGCACTCAATCTCTACTGAAATTTCTTGCGTTCTTCCATTGGTTCAGTCAAACGATTCTTGCAGTTGATTACTGCATTTTTCATTCCTATAGGATTTCACATGGCATGACATATTGTTTCCTGTACTTTTTCTATTTCTATGCTTCCAAAATCTTTTGAATCAAACATGCCATAATATAACCTCCAATTCCTCGAAGGTTATTATAGGTTGGATTTGTTTTTGGGGAAAATTGGGGTCATACCATTAAAAGAACCAAACTTTAGAAAAATACCACTGAAGTTTTTGGCTTTAGAAAACTACCATTGAAAAGCTGTTCCGTTATTGGTTTCTGCCATTGCTGCATTTTTCATTCCTATAGGATTTCACATGGCATGACATATTGTTTCCTGTACTTTTTCTATTTCTATGCTTCCAAAATCTTTTGAATCAAACATGCCATAATATAACCTCCAATTCCTCGAAGGTTATTATAGGTTGGATTTGTTTTTGGGGAAAATTGGGGTCATACCATTAAAAGAACCAAACTTTAGAAAAATACCACTGAAGTTTTTGGCTTTAGAAAACTACCATTGAAAAGCTGTTCCGTTATTGGTTTCTGCCATTGACGTTAACTGGCCGTTTGCAACCACGTATCAGCCAGATTAATTGGCTAGGCTGAGCCTAGACTGAAGGAACCACACACGCACCCACCAGCCAAGACCGACTGAAGAAAGGAGACACGGCGGCGCGACTTCCCTGCCGCTAGCTGCCGGTGACGCTCCTCCCCGGCGACGGCTCATCCTCCTCCGTGAGCTCCTCCATGGTAaagatcctcttcctcctctatcCCCCTCGTTCCCCTCGTGATTTGTCTCCTTCCTGTGCTCTTGTGCATGGTATGAACCCTAGTTTTTTGGGATTTTGCAGAGCGGAGATAAGGAACCAGGAAATTGACCAAGGATGGATGAATCTCAAGTTCAAGAAGGGTAATCCCACTGAATATCTCCATATTTTTCAGTTAgttcatacttttcttgtatttgTGTGTGGACGAGTCATGAGGTCCCTATATgtgttcctctttttttttttttctggctTGCATATTGCAGAGTTGATCCAAAAACTGCTGGTAGTTTAGAGATCCTTGTCAACTCATACTTCAGTATTATAGATGGCAAAAAGGTTTATAGTAAGGGTAGGAATGTAAGTTGGGTTGTTGATTCTGAAAAGTATGCACTTATTGATCTGCACAAGGATATTGATCCATACTTCACATTGGCCAGCGACCAAAAGGCAAACTTTTGGGTTGTTGATTCAAAGCAGCACATGAAATGCAGGTTAGATACTGACAATCAGCTTCTTGAATTGCTAAGGGCATCACAAGTGGTTAAGTTGTTCATGGTAGTGGGTGCATGGGAGGAGggccatgttgagaccaatgttgCCGATGAAGACATGAGTGCTGCTACCAAGGTGGTTGAGGAGGAGATCAAAGTTGAGGGGTTTGCATGGGCAGAAGTACCAACATATGGAGAAACAACTGCAGGGTCACCAATGGCtgaagaggaagaaaaagaacACTTCATGACTTTTGGGTGTGATCCTCATGGAGATGAACCAGCTGGAGCCTGGAGCAGATGAAGAGTGGAGGTACTTCAAAAAGGTGGATGATGCAGCCCGTGAGTCAAAGCCAGTCGAAAAAATGCAGTAGAAGTGAATAAAAGAAAGAGGGCAAGGTCTATTCCAGAATTTGATACTGAATGTGTTCAAGATGATGAGGCTGGATCGAGAGAGGATTATTTTGTGCCATACACAACACATTATCTAGAGAATCCAGTCATCAAGGAAAAAAAAGATACATTTGATGATAAAGAAGAGTTTATCCAGATTATGAGAACATATGCCATCAAAAATTCGTTTGAGACCATGGTTGAACATAGTGACACAACTAGATACAGGGCAAGGTGTGCAGCTGAAGACTGTGAGTGGAGAGTTTATGCGAAGAAACTTCATGGTGGCAACACATTTAtggttagtattatttatttgcAGGTTAAGCATGAAGAATCGAGGGCTGCAGTATGAACTCCAGAAAAGTGGTCCCATGTCAGGTGAAATAtcaggaacaacaaaagaagggaagacatGGAGGTATGTGGTTGACCTTGATAAAAGAGAATGTAGTTCTGGACAATGGGAGGTGTCCGGAAAACCATGCCCTCATGCTATATACTTGGTTGGCAAAGTTAGGCAACTAAAGAATGAGGACTTTGTGCATGACTACTATTCCGTAGAGAGATTCAAGATGGCCTATCAGTTTCAGATCGCTCCAATGAATGGCAGGGCAGAATGGCCAAAGGTTGATGTTGGTTTTGAAATGATTCCTCCACCTCTACAAAGGGCTGCTGGCAGACCACGAAAACAGAGAATTAAGGCGAGTGGGGAGCCGGGGGAAAGAGGACCATATCAATACAAAAGGTGCTTTCAGTTTGGGCATATAGAAAAGGGTTGTACTGCTACTCAAGCTGAACTAGAACAAGAGCTTCCACCACCTCATCCAAAGAAAGGGAAAAAAGCAAGGTAATGTACTATTTTCAGTCATACATGTGCTGCAATGTTTTTTTGAGGTTGTGCTGCAACACTTTTCCCTCACTAACCAAGTTGTAACCCATAGGAAAAGCATATTAGAGGATGTTCAGGCCTCCAAAACATCTGTTGAACCAACTGTGTTGCCGCATTCAAGCCCAGGTGTAGCAACTCGACCATCGGCTCCTCTTTCTCCAACCAGCCCCGGTGTAACAACTAGAAGGATGGCTTCTCTCTCTCCAACTAGCCCAGGTGTTACAACTAGAAGGATGGCTTCTCTCTCTCCAACTAGCCCAGGTGTTACAACTAGAAGGATGGCTGCAATCTCACCAGGAGGTATCAATCGCCGGATCATCATTGAGTAGATCAATTAGCTGCCTAGAGGGATAAATTCACTTTTGTATTGCTACATGTGCAAAGATGCTACTTTGATGTGAACAATATTATGTACTGAAGTTCAGCTCTATATTGTTGAAAGTCTTCTTTATATGCCCAAGATGATGTGATATCTCCCTTTTGTTATATTCTCCCATATTGGTTTTTATGTTGTTGAATATATGCTGCTATAACGCTGTTTGGGAGGCAAATATAATGCTGTTTGAGAGGCAAAGTGTTGCTGGAGATTTGTTTTTCGACCATCTATTCAACTGGCTTGGTCAGGTGTGTGTGTGCATTGAGTTGTGTTCATGTTGCATGTACTCAGATGTGTGCGTGGATTTTGTTTTCTTCAATCTGGGTGTGTGGTGTGTTCAGCTGGCTCTAATTTTCCAATCGATCACTTTGCAAACGGCTAGTTGACGCCAATGGCAGAAAGCAATAACGGAGCAGCCTTTCAGTGGTAGTTTTCCAAAGCCAAAAACTTCAGTGGTATTTTTCTAAAGTTTGGTTCTTTTAATGGTATGACCCCAATTTTCCCTTGTTTTTGTATGTTCATATGATGAGTATATGTACGTATTTGCCAGCATCCATATTTGAGAATCTTGCGTGAGAAAAAATTCCAGTTTAAGAATCTTGCGTGAGAATCGATAAGAAAGAAAATACCTGTGCCATCACCACGCGATCGATCTGCTCAATCTCAGAAAGGGAGAGAAGAAACTAATGAGAAAGCGGCTATCTATCGCTTTATTCATCGGCGGCCGCCCAGGTAGTGGTTTGATTGATCGGCCGACCGCCGACCGCCGGAGAGGCATCATTTGCAGAGGCCAACCTCGCACACGGCACACCACCTCACCCAAATGATAAAATCTCGGCGCTTTCGTATGGTCCCCTACACCTTTTCATCCTCTAGAGTCTAGTCTATGTAGTTTGGCAGCGCAGTTGGCTCATGGCTTTGTGAACCACCGTCCTTGCTCGGACGGAGTAGATTGTCGTCGTCCAGTATTCCAACGGCTGCGTGGTGCATGCCGCCAACTTTTGGGCCGGGGCACCTCCTTCACATGATTGCAGTAAAGCTTTGCAATGTTctgtcctcttccttttccctcccaGACTAGAGTACTACTACTACCTAGCTACGGAGCCACCAAGTGACAAGTGATCTGCTGCCTCCTTTGTTGAAGCAATGCCAGCGGTCGACCATGCATGCATCTAGGGCGGGCTGGATTTTTGCACATATCTCGTTTCAGACGAGCCACGGTGCAGATTTGATCTGTTATTTGTTCGCTTGGGCTGACCTTTTTCACCGGGTAGGGAAGCGAGGCTCCATTGTTTGGTTGCCTGCTTTCATTCCAACTTGCACGCACAAAAACACGAATCAGCTGTTTGGTTGCACAAACACAGttccatatccttaccacaattcaaatatGGTGAGAATACCATGACATATCATGTTACATACGATCACACATCATTCagaaaaacaagatcatcacGATCACCACGACAAGGGAgacgatgatgtaatctttgacccgaCTCTGACGTACCTCCGGTGGTGCTTCTTGTAAATCATGCACTTCCTCCGGTGGTAGATGTGCTAATGGCACTGGCTCATCGATAGCCTGATCTGCCATGAACTCATCTTCCAGGAAGGTGAAGTACTCTTGTTGTGTCTCCTCCAATGTTTCATACCCTCTGTAGCTGTTGTTGGCATAGCCACTGACTTGGTCTTGACAGATcctccatgagctgtagattcccTGAACCCGTCCgcggaacaccacataccactagcacggCATAAGAAGAATAGGTAATCGATCACAACCATGAACCAATTCATAACAGAGCAATACAACTATACAAGTGTTGACaacaaatgataaactaacagggggatgcatgatcattccaaaagtgggtcacaagttcatcctacactactatggtgtcatcctaccaccacaaaAAAGTGGatgtcatcctaacaccgcaaattcaccatcacctgaggggttagtatataccacctcgtcATAGTTACAAAAGGGAGCCATCAAATGTGTTTCAACCCTAGCTACTACCAAATtatacatcatcaacatcatcatcaaggTCATCaactccatgcatgcatcccctaaaccaccccctcaagggcaccactacagcTTGCAGTGGTACTTGGAAAGGTAGTTACTTAGTCAGAGTAtgcggtgtggctcgatcatgcccaCAGAGCTACaaccctgggccttgtggtcgacgaaGTGGCTCAGCGCTGCCATGAGATCCTCCTCggcgaagccaagcatgtccatgaccgtGTTGTACAGGACATggtgcatgtccgtgggcttgttGTCCCTGATGGCATGTgcgactgatgcatgtaaaatgcatacatgaactttgtcctttatcatattgaatttccacatatttgcaacatatatgatgataataccatgttttacattgatttatggggatttaccaatgattcactttcagagacttatacggagtcaaattgacctgagatttttggagcgtcatttttCATCGGAAGAAGCACCCTAGGACCTGGAGCTCACCTAGAGAGGCCCGAGGGCCGAAAGAGGCAAGGTGGCGCGTCCAAACTCTTAGAGCGGGCCACCCCCTCTTTCAGCCGTCGATCGTCCGattgccctgattctttcgcgaaccgacATATTTTGCCCTAAAAACGACTATATATGTGACCCCGAAGAGTTCTTCGAAGGAGAGCGTTgcacaaacacagaaacacgaaaacagaggctgcTGCAGAAAAGatcggagggggaaactccgctggGGTCACCGTTGGAGGGATCTCCAccatctccaacgtcttcatcatcatcaccatgaccaagagggagtagtccacctctggactacgggtttgtggcagtagcttgagctATTTCTCGCAtgctcttcatagttcttagtgccatatgagctacctatcatgattatggttatatttgtaatacctatgtggtggatccttattctatgatattgttttatgagatctcatcatattatatggtgagatgtattgatagatgcatattatgtaccccgttcttaagcatTTGTTCTGATAAAACATatgtgcaagagcgtgtgtggggtgatgtgtgtattagatggagtaccaTGTTTTTAGGGATTGgctagtgacaatatgttcaagatctattatggctttgcctttattttgctacctcactagggattaagtgaatgcatgtgctatgttcatcatgtgatagTAGTGGTGATCTTGTtttttcaaggtagcatattaaatattcaaacttcatgtgaaAGTATATTTATGGCtatgctctattaattcttaatacaagattgatgaatttTCTTTCTTGTGAagtataagagaggtgtgttgcataatctctatgttaggacgtgttgcccatattaattctgatcttacatatactatTATATGCACATTCATATCTTATTGATGAATTTttatttgtccaccacaactttaagagagaatagtcaagtgaacccatgaaccacggtccactttttatgataagaaacacatttatattgtttttaccttgttttctatttgctgcactattttaatccgaaaataaaaaatatttacttttcttatttgcattcataaCACAAAAAACAATCAACTCTTTAcagttttttacttagttattttatccagttttgtttttacttgttttatttctacttgtgtttacttacttacgcgaaaccttgtgcttgaaaaccacatggtggagttggggacacaagacttttattttacttgcaggatttcTATTAGAAGcgagaagagaatactctttgtccagttccccaagagttcgatataaaccctctagTCACCCTCGTGGGGAAGATACTCtgttgatacaacactctgcacttggagtcccaaagtatcaagatctttttggcgTAGTTGCTGGGGAATAATCAAGACACTTCATCAAGCCCGTCGACTGTCATGAGCGACGTCCTTCACATCAAcaatcatgttggtgaaggccaccaaCTCGTTGTCGGCGAAGGAACCTCTCTTTCTCTTGCCGACGGTCGCCTTGTCAGGGGCGTCGGAAGCCTTCTAAG contains:
- the LOC124697056 gene encoding uncharacterized protein LOC124697056 encodes the protein MAYQFQIAPMNGRAEWPKVDVGFEMIPPPLQRAAGRPRKQRIKASGEPGERGPYQYKRCFQFGHIEKGCTATQAELEQELPPPHPKKGKKARKSILEDVQASKTSVEPTVLPHSSPGVATRPSAPLSPTSPGVTTRRMASLSPTSPGVTTRRMASLSPTSPGVTTRRMAAISPGGINRRIIIE